The nucleotide sequence aaaataaaaaaaggattgaTCTATCCATATTGTTAGTTGAACGGATTGGATGGATGGTggataaatatatcaaattccCACCCTACTATTAACCAATCTTATTTGCTTGTAATGACTTGAATTTGGACCAATTTTCCTCACTATGGAAAGCATCTTAGCTAGTATTTGGTGGATTTGGTTTATAGGAAAATTATCTTGTCTCTTGATGATATTTCTCAGTTTCTTAATCTTAGGAAGATGCCTGCTTTGATGTACTTCTCTTGTTCCGTTTGTATCCTCCATCTGCAAGCAAGTTAAAACTGAATGTGGATGATAGCCTCTTTCCTATTGGCTACTTCTACTGGTAGTTTGATTACCTTGAGGTCGATAGTCCCAAATCCCAAGCCCCAAACCTGAGATCTTGAGAAGATCCACACATTCCAAGTCTCAAGTCATTACTAGTAGGCCAACTAAATAAAGTGGATTACTAATTATATGAacttgatttcaatttttttattaaaagacgtaatgatatatgaatttaattaaggTCGCTCAATATAGGACAAAATAGTTTGATTTGgagtgtaaaataaataaaattaaaaagaatttaCATAAGTGTTCAAttacactctatttttttttttttaatagatatatattcactctattaaaatttaaaaattgtaaaaagaaGGATCGTTATATATTCCTTTATTACATGTTGAGGTAATAAGGCATAGGGTTACCTCTACTTTTAAACCGAACTTAATTAcgaataaaaatatcaatttgatCCTACTATCATGTATGTATTTGATTCGtgaacaataaaaatataattggtctctatactttttttaatacatcAAGCTAGTTCGGAAACtaccattctctctctctcctgtttttaaaataattaagggactaatttgaCGGATTAATGATATTTTAGGTGGAGAGGTAGTAGTGTTTAGGTAAGATTACATGCTACCAAATCataaaatgagacaaaaaatttccatatttttcttGTGGAAGAAAGTCAATCTAGGGACCAAATAGTTGGGTCATATTGGGTATCGAGGACCATCAACATCCCTAATTAATACAACATGTATACATCATACAAGACAACCAAGGTAGGATGTGGCACTGATGCAAGAATATgggaaattaaatatatgatcCAGCCTAAATACGTCAAAACAAATGTGGAACAATTCTCTATTATTTCAATATGGGTTAACACATATAGACTTGTTTGGAAGCTGGAGAAAAATGATTGCTACTCAGTTAGACATACTTACCGTCTCTATATTGAGGATATTGTGGATAATATCCACTCTAGAAAACCAGGTCATTGGAGTGGCATATAGAAATTGAAAGTACCTCCAAAAGTTAAGAACTTGGTATGACGAATTTGTAGAGATTGTTTCCCTATGCGTGTGAAATTAAGTAGTAGAGATATAAATTGTCCATTGGAGTGTGTTATGTTCAACGATCCATATAAAGATAGTTATCATATTTTCTTTCACTGTGGCACCGCAAGTGACACGTGGCATGTTGCAAATGTCTGGCATAGGATTGAACTGTCATTGAACCAGTTTGATAATGTGTTAGGTACTCAGCATAATTCAACGTAGATATGCACTCCCACCCCTGTAGGTACTCAGCAACAAACTAATTTGATTGTGGATAATAGGAGTAATAAAATCAGGTGGAGGAAACCATAACGTGATAGACTCAAATGCAATGTCAATGTCTCTTTTTCTAATTTCAATAATAAAGTAGGTATAGACATTTGCATATGAGACGCAAAAGGCCATCATGTTCTCTTCAAAACAATGTGGTTCACTCCATTATGTCCAGTTGATAACTTGATATAGGGGAGGCTTTGGGACTCTATCATGCGATTCAGTGAATACATGACCTACAACTcacaaatgttgattttgaggttgatttGTAAAAAATAGCTGACTATTTTAATAGAGGAGAGGGAGATATCACCGAATTTGATATCCAATTTTGTAGTTCTCACTTAACAAACTCTCATGTTGAATTTATCAGTAGACAAGTGAATAAAATTGTCCATGAATTAACTAAGGCATCCACATCCTTAACCTAGCTTCCGTGtctttgataaaattttgacatgtatcactaatttgattaataataaaaggCTATAAGCAATCTTttcttttgtccaaaaaaaaaaaaaaagcaatcttttctaaaaaaaacaagtaccGACCCATGATCGTGTTCTTTAATACTATCACACCAATTTTAATTCGCTATTTCAAAATCCGTGTAATTTAATACGTTCATGCCTTGTTACATTGAGGCACAAAATGAATATCATTGTTCAAAACTTCCCGAAACTAATTCAACCAAAATATGGTAAAGAACATTACAAAATCGACAAATATATATTCAAGGAATAATACCCATAATTTATATTCATTGCTTTTAAGAGAAGATAAATATTTTGGTTTTCTACTTTTTATATTGAAGTCCCTCTAACAATCTATAATGAGCTATAACATCATCCACAATACAGCACCCTATTTAGGTGCTTAAATGGGTCCCGTCTGCACATATCATTCGTTTTATAATTAATACTGAATAAGCACACATTCTCTCCAACCCAacacctcaaaataattatgaGTTGGGTCCCAACAATAACTctatatcattaaattttaacaataatttgtatactcattcataattatataattttaaaatattgatgtaatttaattataaattaaaaaagactaacattaattttagggttaatagtgttttaccccctgtaatatatgtcatttctgattttacccactgtaaaataattttttttttggatttcgtccttgtaatttaaaGTAAAgaattttggttttggaccatcatgaattttgactgtacaaaatcgaagatatggcagggggtaaatcaaaatttaatcaaattaacagggggtaaaccaaaattttctcaaattacaaagGGGATAAACTTAAATTtactcaaattacaaggggtgaaattttccatgaaggtccaaaaccaaaaaatctttaaattacaaggatgaaattcaaaataattattttacaaagggaaaaccaaaaatgacatatattacaggggtaaaacactattaatcctTAATTTTATACAATACACTAGTGCAATTCCACCGACAATGgaagtttatttttatatagtaCTGAACAATAAAAGAAAACCGTAGCCGTTGCACTTTAATTTCACAATCAATTTCAAGTGAATAAATAGATAATCTCTTTACAAAGCATGCAAGATAATGTTTTTAGTTAATTGAAATTAGGTTACTTGAATGTAGTTTATATAATGAGTTAAAAAATGTAGTTGTATTCTTAATCTGCCTTGACTTAAATTGGCTGGCACTGGCAGGATGCTTAAGTTGAACGGTGTCTAAAGAATTAAAATCGATGCACTGGAGTCCCACATCAGACCGCTATAAGTTTGGAAATGTATCGTCTAGTATAAAATTGAAGGTAGGACTGCACCTCTAGGACACAATTCTTTGAAGATGATCGAAAGATTTAAgaatttataacatttttatgTTCTCGGGTGAAATGAAATCtataatatagttttttttttctttgagaaatttttttattaaatagtagTTATTTATATCACTCGAGGGTatacaaaatattataacaGTTCTAATATTTGAATACAGAATATTTTTAGCTTAAtaataagggtcttgttaaccagtGTCCTGGAGGCACTTGTTAAGAAATCTATAAATAGAATTTCTATCTTGGAAATATAAACTgacattttttatcaaataataattacattactttttaataaaaacttactttTTTTGGTGCTTAACCAATGCCTCCGGGGCAATGGTTAACATTctcctaataataataataagggaaaATGTATAATTTTGAGTTTGAAGGAAGACTGAGACTTGGAGAGAAGAGATAAtgcattttcttgtttttttttcctaaatattacaaatatttttctaaaaatttgtGTTCTATAAAACTAGAGATAGAGTTAGAGAGGGGGGCAAGGGACAGGAATGGCGGAGATTGGATTGTGGTGGGGATCGTGAAGTCAAGGAGCATCTCAATAGGAAGATAGAGGTCAGAACAGATTCTACGCGGGAATAATCAGAATGGAGGGAGGTTTGGTGGGTATATGTCAAGGTTTGGGTATCGGTTTGGTGATGGTAAACAACGGCATGACATGTTTTGCGTTTAGGAAATGGATGGTGTGTGACAATTCACTGTGGAGCGTGAGAGATTGATGACGAGGGAAGGGGACATAGTCTGTGCGTCGAGTTGAGTATGGAAGATGACCGAAGGTTGCTTCATAGTGACAAGAGGCTTCAACAATTGTTGATGGTGATATCAGTGTCCAAGATACGATGTCTTTCTGTTTTATGAATATTTCAGAAAGATTGCCCTACATTCTTTTGAAGAAAGGTTTTGAGGTTTATGGACAAGTCTTTGGGTTTGGCAAGTTCATTGCAATCACATTTTTCGAAGATACTAGCCTCATTTGGATTCATTGTTGTTTAAGGATCAGCTTGGTTTGATCCCTATTGTCCCATGTAGCCTTTCTCCTCTTTCTTTTGTACCTAAAATAAGGGATTTGATTGTGTGATGTTCACGAGcgtctttttttaattaaaaagacgTAATGATATACGAGTTTAATTAAGGTCGCTCAATATAGGACAAATTAGTTTGACTTGGAgtgtaaaataaacaaaattagaaaGTGGTTACATAGGTGTTCAATTAGAGAGTGCCTATTTActctattaaaattttaaaaaattattaataaggTTTAGGGTCACCCCTACTTTTAAACCGAACTtaattacaaattaaatatcaatttgATACCAGTCTCATCTATTTGATCCGTGAACTATAGAAATATAATTGATctctatactttttttaatacaccAAGCTAGTTCCTAAACTACCATTCTCTCTCCtgtttttaaaacaattaagggactaatttgatggattaaTGATATTTTAGGTGGAGAGGTAGTAGTGTTTAGGTAGGACTACCCCTAGTGCTAACTTACACCCGTTTTTACATGCTACCGATTCATAAAATGAGACGCAATTTTTACCATATTTTTCTTGTGGAACAAACTCAATCTAGGGACCAAATAGTTGGGTTATATTGGGTATCCAGGTACCATCAACATCCCTAATTATTACAACATGTATACATCATACAATACAAACAAAGTAGGATGTGCCACTGATGCAAAAATATgggaaattaaatatatgatcCAACCTAAATACATCAAAACAAATGTGGAACAATTCTTGGTTAGAATTCATTTACCTCCCGGCTAAATTCTGGATTAGGACAAGTTCCATCAACAATTGGATTAGGACCACTACATTTTAATTAACTAAGCTTAACTAACAACATCAGATGCAAGTTCATTAAAATATACCCAATCATTACTTAGTTTTCAACAAACACTACATACTGTCGCACAGATAATAGTCACTAACATTTTATTTCAGCAGACcaaacaaaatacacaagttactgaaacaggaaaaaaaagaaacaaagttaCAAGTCACAGAAGACATTACGGCGGAAACTGATTTGCAACTGACTACATCTCATGATCCATAGCTGAAACGGCATCGGTAAAGTTTTGCCTTCCTGATTCACACATTAAAAAATTCTCAGTAACTGTAATGTAACAGCATGAAAAGAATATGAAAGAAGCATTTAAATAATGGTCAAGCAAGACCTTACCTTAAATTTTGGCATAGCATGGTCAACACTCTCCATGGAAATGGAAGCTAGGATAGGTGAGGATTAGAACTAAAGAAACAAGCATTACTCAGAACCAGAAGGAAATCTATCAGCTGGTTTACTAGCTGGTGGAACGGCATTGATTAATCCTAGAAAAAAGTAGACAATGCAGCAAAAGACTGCTACAAATCCCTTCtaacttttcattgaaaaaaacagaaaagataGTTAAGGGGAAAACAAAACCCTCGCTGAGGGTAGCTAAGAACTTAATACTaacagagagaaagaaagatggtTGAAAGAGCTGAAAGACTGATAAAGTAGCTATTAACTAGCAAACTTCATATCAGGATAGAAGTGAGAATGATTAAAGATGATGGTAAGGAGAAAGTCCTAAAAAGCTTAGAAAGAAAAGGAGAGACTTAAGGGATTTTGTAAGGGAAAGATTCTACTGTATGTGCATAGTATCGAGAGTAAGAGGCATAAATCCTATGTTAAGAGTAAAGAAAGGTTAACCATTATATGATAAGAAACTGCTGATAAGTTGTAACTACATATCATAAAGTCGGGATTCAATTTGTATGTAACATTCTTCAGGCCCAATAAACGCAGCCAACCAAAGTCTTTTCCATGCCACTCCTACCTGTTATCATCATTCTACTTCTGATCATTTACATGGAAGCATCAATCAAGTTTCAAAACCTATTACAAAGTCTGTTTTCAACATATTCCTCTGGCACACACCAAGTAACCCTCTCCACTGCCAAAACTGATCCATTTCCCAAATCATGAGATTGTTGACCCACTAAAGCCAAGATTATCAAGTGCAACACCGTCACAGCCAAAAGCTACACAAGCACTCAAGACCAACTCACACTACAAATTTATTGAACCTTTATACACACCTAATACTAACTGACCCAGTTTCATTGCAAACACTTATTTACAGGATTACATCGCTCCTTTTATTTCACTCATCCTCGAGGTTAAGATTGAGAATCCGACGCAGGGTCTTGGTAGCAGAATCAGCATTATCAAACAGGTCACTTGTGAAACACAAACGTTCCCTATTCGGTGAAGAAGGCGCAGACTTAGCCATGATACGCAATTCAATCTCAGGCGAGGAACCAGGAAGATCAAGAGACACAGTCCTCTTCGGTCTCACAGTAAACTTGGGAATTGGCAATGAACTAGGTGGTGGTGAATTTGAGTATGTAGGTCCAGCCCATAACTCAGATAACAAAAAGCTTCCACCACTTAAATCTTCATCAAAAGTTATCTCTTTTCTACAAGCTTTTCCATTAATAGGAATTGGGTTGCTCTTAGGAGTGGTTTTCCTATCAGGGTTTTCATTGAAACTCCTAGATTTCATAGGAGTACCCAAAAAACTTCCACTGCTtaaatcttcatcaaaagctatCTCTTTTCTACAAGCTTTTCCATTAATTGGTATTGGGTTGCTCTTAGGAGTAGTTTTCCTATCAGGGTTTCCATTGAAACTTTCATATTTCAAAGGAGTTGGGAAAAAGCTTCCACCACTCAAATCTTCATCAAAAGTTAAATCTTTTCTACAACCTTTTCCATTAATTGGAATTGAGTTGCTCCTATGACTAGTTTTCTTATGTGGGTTTTCATTGAAACTCTGAGATCTCAAAGGAGTTGGTAAAACACCATAACCAGACTCAAAAGTTCTGCAATTTATCCCTATAAAGTCTCTGGAAGGTGCATGGTCTTGGTTCTTATGCtgctcaacaacaacaagggTCTCCATAATCACAACAACTAAGTCAAAAAAGCTAGATCTCAAATTTCAATGCCACAAATCACTACTACAAGGtatcaaaaacaataatttctTCCACAATCTTACTGATTCAAACCAACCACCACATAAACTTTGTCACtggaaaaaattaacaaaaagtgaaaaaaaaataagcatcaccaacaaaaacaatattaaaaacaaatttgcaTTACTGACTAAGATATCAATTTGTCAAACTAACATTATGCTACGAAAACAATATGTAGGAAGCAAAAGGAATTACCAGTTTGTTACAAGAGAAAGATTCTCCTTATGTGACACAGAAAGTGTATGATTTAGCTTCTAacttaatatatttatgtatatatttgatttattatagtTTAGAAGAAATGAAAGTTGCATgcataattgaaaatgaaatatcttAAACCAACTTCTACTAGCTCTAAATAATGGATCTGAAATGAACGTGAAGactcaaataataataatattaaaatgtgATAATGTATGGGAAAAGTTATAGTTTACCTACTGGTGTCGGTTATGTTCCTGACATTAGCCATATTATTGTGACATGACATTTACACGTTCCAGTTGCTTTCATAATTGGCAACTAAAAATCTGGAAGTGGTTCTTTGCTTTCTTTGGTTGTGGTGGAACAACTATAAAGTTTACTAAAGTTGGCTCACTCTCACACAAAAATGAGAGTTTTATTATGCTTTATTGTGACCACCGAAAGGTATGCCAAACTGCCTAATGTCCTACGTTTCCCAATGCAATTAtgttttaggttcatttatttaatgatgtatgtggtctataataaagaccatgtgcatcattaaatgaatgaatgtaaaaagtaaatttttgcttataaagtGATTAGagagtgtattttttttaaaagtcaactaTTACGATTTCTAATGCATTTAATACACaactttttcattaaaaacttaccatttaaaatgcttaaagagtgcactagaaacactcgttaacattttccatttttaaatAGTCTTAACattgataaaattttatatatatatatatatatataatagacacacaaaaaaaaaacattgaacaacccaaaaaaaattgacaaaacggtattaacaaccttaaaaaaagggttaaatatgttattcatcTCTGCATTTTGCAAGACTTTGAATATCagtccctacatttcaataaacgtttttaaaatccctacaatTTCACTCTATTTTCATTAATAGTCCTTGCTGTCAATTGCTTCCCGTCATCAAACGGAATGCTGACGTGGCATAAAGGTGGGTCCCATTTTGTGTCTTATGTTGCAAGCATAttgtaaaaaacaataaaaaatctaaTGGTCCAAATTGACCTTCATCTTTCTCATCTTTCTTCTAAATTCTTCTTTATCATTCtcttttttaaaaccaaaaatgcataaacctaacaaaataataatcaaaaacaacttccttttgtttttttaaatccgaaaaatattacataacatAGATCTCAATTTCAAcagcaaaaacaaacaaaattaaaaaggggcgaaaaaccctaatttgttcaaaacaaaataccatacaaaaaaaaaaaaaataagcagCAAGAACACCAACACCAACAGTTTCcttgatcttcttcttcttagcAATCTTTGAAATCAGCTCagtcttaacaaaaaaaaaggctgATTCTGAGGcaaataattttgacaaaaaaatggttacggtttttttttaattatataattaccCTTTGTTTATTGGAGACTTATACGATACACTCGCAAATTAACGTGGACCGGTACTctagtttaaaaaaatctataaattaactAACATTACGAAATAAAGAGATATTTGTGgatattaatattttagaaaatatcatttcgtaagaaaaaaacatcatttaatttttttaaaaaaatcatactaatttttttttcacattttattgtaaaaaaaataatcaaaattctataTTATGAGtattaaaaattcagaaaaattaaattttatttcgtcgaagtttttggtaaataagatttagttattataactatagatgttataaaataatttttctctttaaataaataactcatttaactaatAATTTGATGTACAAATACACTCATATTTTTAGGTGTACAATAGAATTTGCCTTGTTTATTAACCTAAGAGACTTTATAAACCATTATTAATAACTATCTCTCAAGTGTATATTTGCACgcaaaaagattaaaaaactATGATGCTTATTAAGATTACAACAACTTTTATATGCATCTCGGTATAATAGAATGAGATTAAAGTTCAAAATCTCTTGGGTTATGTCATACTTTATATTATGCACAAGAGTGTATGGCAATGATACcactttaaattttatattacatatcctttttataaaagtgtattttttttgtggcGGTCGGGATTTGACCTCCGGACCtcgcatatattatgcattgtccttaccaactgagctaaactcacgaggacttATAAAAGTGTATTTAAACAACGTGCATCTTTtccatttagaaaaaaaaaaaaaaccttattttgatttttgtaaaagagaaaactaAAGGACAAGATTgtaattgatgattaaatgattatttgtatttctatatttttctacttttttggTCCCATTAATTCtctttcttaattattttaacCATTCTACACAACTGCCACCGCATGCAGCAACATCTTCTTCTTATGTTTCTTTTCACTCTCGTGTTGCCTTCTcattttaagtttggggtggaAACATCGAATgatgttttgcatataaaataaaatgttatttaatataaacactacattaattttgatactttgaaaataattataaattttttttaaaaaaaaaaatcatatcgattttctcatatatatacaaaaaaataatttattttcacatatataagcaaataaaattCACAATTTGAGCAATTCAACtatttaatagatatatatatatatatatatatatatatatatatatatatatatatatatatatatgagaaaaatatttaataaaaatattatactgATGATTTTCCCTTAATATCTTTAAACATTTGATAATATCAACaatctaattatttttaatatattttttgataaggCAAGAAATAGGTTGGCACCTAACTGGCCCCTCATCCTCTTCCGCCTACttcataaatattattaaaaaatggggAAAATATATGTAGGGGGTGGggctaggccaaaaccctctaAAGGGAAGAAAAgcaaggaaagaaaaacaaacggCCTAAGGAAAGTGGTAGTTAGGTAAGCTATTTCTGTATCTGAAAAAATCTAACTGTAGGAACGAAGGAAGAGCCTCGAACCAAGAGTAGAATTCAGTAAGCAGTTACATGTTGAGATGTTACCACTCACAGCCACAGAGGCAAGAATTTTAGCTTTCGCCGCATGAAGAGTCAATTTAGCATGTCCAAACGGCAAAGCAATCAGGCCATCCAAATGGTATGAATTGTGTTGATAATGGCAGCCAAGAAAAATCTCGCAATTGAGAACTACAATGCACGGGAATGATCTGAAAAACATCTAAAACAGACGATAACTAAATAGCACAATTCATCTTCGACCCCAACCAATGCCAGAGATGAA is from Medicago truncatula cultivar Jemalong A17 chromosome 1, MtrunA17r5.0-ANR, whole genome shotgun sequence and encodes:
- the LOC11431274 gene encoding uncharacterized protein; this translates as METLVVVEQHKNQDHAPSRDFIGINCRTFESGYGVLPTPLRSQSFNENPHKKTSHRSNSIPINGKGCRKDLTFDEDLSGGSFFPTPLKYESFNGNPDRKTTPKSNPIPINGKACRKEIAFDEDLSSGSFLGTPMKSRSFNENPDRKTTPKSNPIPINGKACRKEITFDEDLSGGSFLLSELWAGPTYSNSPPPSSLPIPKFTVRPKRTVSLDLPGSSPEIELRIMAKSAPSSPNRERLCFTSDLFDNADSATKTLRRILNLNLEDE